In Salmo trutta unplaced genomic scaffold, fSalTru1.1, whole genome shotgun sequence, one genomic interval encodes:
- the LOC115184057 gene encoding proline-rich protein 15-like isoform X2, with amino-acid sequence MAERVTWWRAFMGSSKTISSGTKDITTATQIPDPLTPRTQGVQATPHSAPKLPTNQQPPALPQQPASQQPPASQQPQAPVSTGTSLFSDETFDDSQFESVFNEHTCRRNLRVSRSGRFKEKKRVRSSLPTGKEDVR; translated from the exons ATGGCAGAGAGAGTGACTTGGTGGAGAGCGTTTATGGGGAGCAGTAAGACGATCAGTAGTGGTACCAAGGACATCACCACAGCTACCCAGATCCCCGACCCTCTGACGCCCCGCACACAGGGAGTCCAAGCTACACCACACT CAGCCCCCAAACTCCCAACCAATCAACAGCCACCAGCATTACCACAACAACCAGCATCACAGCAGCCACCAGCATCACAGCAGCCACAGGCACCAGTCAGTACAGGCACCAGCCTCTTCAGCGACGAGACCTTCGATGACTCCCAGTTTGAGTCGGTCTTCAACGAACATACTTGTCGTAGGAACCTGAGGGTGTCTCGGTCAGGCCGGTTTAAGGAGAAGAAGAGGGTACGCTCCAGTCTTCCTACTGGGAAAGAGGACGTACGATAA
- the LOC115184057 gene encoding proline-rich protein 15-like isoform X1: MAERVTWWRAFMGSSKTISSGTKDITTATQIPDPLTPRTQGVQATPHSAAPKLPTNQQPPALPQQPASQQPPASQQPQAPVSTGTSLFSDETFDDSQFESVFNEHTCRRNLRVSRSGRFKEKKRVRSSLPTGKEDVR; encoded by the exons ATGGCAGAGAGAGTGACTTGGTGGAGAGCGTTTATGGGGAGCAGTAAGACGATCAGTAGTGGTACCAAGGACATCACCACAGCTACCCAGATCCCCGACCCTCTGACGCCCCGCACACAGGGAGTCCAAGCTACACCACACT CAGCAGCCCCCAAACTCCCAACCAATCAACAGCCACCAGCATTACCACAACAACCAGCATCACAGCAGCCACCAGCATCACAGCAGCCACAGGCACCAGTCAGTACAGGCACCAGCCTCTTCAGCGACGAGACCTTCGATGACTCCCAGTTTGAGTCGGTCTTCAACGAACATACTTGTCGTAGGAACCTGAGGGTGTCTCGGTCAGGCCGGTTTAAGGAGAAGAAGAGGGTACGCTCCAGTCTTCCTACTGGGAAAGAGGACGTACGATAA